In the Ipomoea triloba cultivar NCNSP0323 chromosome 6, ASM357664v1 genome, one interval contains:
- the LOC116022754 gene encoding protein disulfide isomerase-like 5-4, with protein MASKSKIKSVDFYRKIPRDLTEASLTGAGLSIIAAFCMILLFGMELNDYLTMSTTTSVIVDKSSDGDFLRIDFDMSFPALSCEFASVDVSDVLGTNRLNITKTVRKYSIDSNLRHTGSEFESGPIANAIKHDEDVDEDYTEGSFSLNGRNFDIVAHRYPILVVNFFAPWCYWSNRLKPSWEKAANIIRERYDPEMDGRILLGKVDCTEEVDLCRRNHIQGYPSIRIFRKGSDLREDHGHHDHESYYGDRDTESLVKTMEELVAPISLESHRDSSDAKLPTNGTKRPAPTSGGCRIEGFVRVKKVPGNLVISARSAAHSFDASQMNMSHVISRFSFGKRLSQKAISDMKKFLPYLGQSYDRLSSNAYITNPKESNENVTIEHYLQVVKTEVMTGSDKVVEDYEYTAHSSLVHSLDIPLAKFHFEPSPMQVLITENPKSFSHFLTNVCAIIGGTFTVAGILDSVLHNTLRLVKKVELGKNF; from the exons ATGGCTTCAAAAAGTAAAATCAAATCTGTTGATTTTTACAG GAAAATACCCAGAGATCTGACAGAGGCATCATTAACTGGTGCTGGATTGTCCATTATAGCAGCCTTTTGCATGATCCTTTTATTTGGAATG GAACTAAATGACTACTTGACAATGAGCACCACAACCTCTGTTATTGTTGACAAGAGTTCAGATGGAGATTTCTTGAGAATTGATTTTGATATGAG TTTTCCAGCATTGTCATGTGAGTTTGCATCAGTGGATGTTAGTGATGTGTTAGGAACA AATAGATTGAATATAACAAAAACAGTTCGCAAGTATTCTATAGATTCTAATTTGAGACATACTGGTTCTGAATTTGAATCTGGACCAATTGCAAATGCTATTAAACATGATGAGGATGTAGATGAAGACTATACTGAAGGTTCCTTTTCACTAAATGGCCGTAATTTTGATATAGTAGCTCACCG ATATCCAATTTTGGTAGTGAACTTCTTTGCACCTTGGTGCTATTGGAGCAATCGTTTG AAACCTTCatgggagaaagcagcaaaTATTATAAGAGAAAG ATATGACCCAGAAATGGATGGACGAATCCTTTTGGGAAAGGTTGATTGCACTGAAGAAGTTGATTTATGCAGAAG GAATCACATACAAGGCTACCCATCTATTCGCATATTCAGGAAAGGAAGTGATCTTAG AGAGGATCACGGACACCATGATCATGAGTCATATTATGGTGATCGAGATACAGAAAGCCTAGTTAAG ACAATGGAAGAACTGGTTGCACCTATTTCATTGGAGTCTCATAGGGATAGCTCAGATGCTAAACTGCCGACAAATGGCACCAAGAGACCTGCACCAACAAGTGGAGGATGCAGAATTGAAGGTTTTGTACGTGTTAAGAAG GTTCCTGGCAACCTTGTCATATCAGCTCGTTCAGCAGCTCATTCATTTGATGCTTCTCAGATGAACATGTCTCATGTAATTTCCCGTTTTTCCTTTGGTAAGAGGCTATCTCAAAAAGCGATCAGtgatatgaagaagtttctacCATACCTGGGTCAAAGCTATGACAGATTGAGCAGCAATGCATATATTACCAATCCAAAGGAGTCTAATGAAAATGTGACT ATTGAACATTACCTTCAAGTGGTGAAAACAGAGGTCATGACGGGATCAGATAAAGTAGTTGAGGACTATGAGTACACTGCCCATAGCAGTTTGGTTCATAGCCTGGATATACCTCTTGCCAAGTTTCACTTCGAGCCATCACCAATGCAG GTCCTGATAACAGAAAATCCAAAATCCTTCTCGCACTTCCTCACAAATGTCTGCGCTATCATTGGTGGCACTTTTACG GTTGCTGGCATATTGGATTCAGTTCTGCATAATACTCTGAGACTCGTGAAAAAAGTTGAACTAGGTAAGAATTTTTAA
- the LOC116023616 gene encoding homeobox-leucine zipper protein ROC1-like, translating to MTQEQEPLWVFDTEKSMEFLDEAEYDRRFVPLDATLDEIIKLVSGGEPIDEVLSLNEASTFKNEASKSIGIVHGSALSIVNIFMNLEQWSGAFINIVSEATTLGVLYPGEVETHNGALQVMTAKFHLPSPLFTPREVKFARICRHTDSNTWLVADVSLESVFPFPNQIVPHLQRRPSGCLIKQLNPGLSMVTWVEHNLVPNGPVHDMFKTLLTSNYAFNAKRWMSTLQRYCDQTKGMDGEGLAVENKNMLKLSQRMVNCYARNLIACKENPWVPLPISDDDKEIFVRMNTNLDDVGLPRGVTITIYTSVLLPIPQITLFEFLRNGSNRSKWDLLSFGSNIKEVMKVSSARDTTSSISQLMVESPATNKAATLYLQESFSDSVGLYVVYAPVDVATAQYLSSENVPIVPCGFAIMPDKPNFMPVGLSDGGSILTICFQLVDEQLSSTDYLPPKSVLTVHRIVSKTVSLIKDALPCN from the exons ATGACGCAAGAACAAGAACCCTTATGGGTGTTTGACACTGAGAAGAGCATGGAGTTTTTGGACGAAGCTGAATATGATCGGCGATTCGTCCCACTTGATGCAACGTTGGATGAGATTATCAAGTTAGTATCTGGTGGAGAGCCTATAGATGAAGTGCTAAGCCTCAACGAGGCATCAACTTTCAAAAACGAAGCATCCAAGTCCATTGGGATTGTTCATGGAAGTGCACTTAGCATTGTCAATATATTCATGAATCTG GAACAATGGTCTGGTGCATTCATCAACATTGTTTCAGAAGCAACAACTCTTGGAGTGTTATACCCAGGGGAGGTGGAAACCCATAATGGAGCTTTGCAAGTG ATGACAGCAAAATTTCATCTTCCCTCCCCACTTTTCACACCTAGGGAGGTGAAATTTGCTAGAATTTGCAGACACACAGATTCGAACACATGGCTTGTGGCAGATGTTTCTCTGGAAAGTGTGTTTCCATTTCCTAATCAAATAGTACCACATCTGCAGAGAAGACCCTCCGGCTGTTTAATCAAACAACTTAATCCTGGCTTATCTATG GTTACGTGGGTAGAGCATAACCTGGTACCCAATGGTCCAGTTCATGACATGTTCAAGACGCTACTCACATCAAATTATGCATTTAATGCAAAGAGATGGATGTCAACATTGCAGAGATATTGTGATCAAACCAAGGGCATGGATGGAGAAG GGCTGGcagttgaaaataaaaatatgttgaAGCTATCGCAAAGGATGGTTAATTGCTATGCCAGAAACCTTATTGCATGCAAGGAAAATCCATGGGTGCCCTTACCTATTTCCGATGATGATAAGGAAATCTTTGTCCGAATGAACACCAACTTGGATGATGTAGGGCTCCCTCGAGGcgttacaataacaatatatactTCTGTTTTGTTGCCAATCCCTCAAATCACCTTGTTTGAGTTTCTGAGAAATGGAAGTAACCGCAGTAAG TGGGATCTATTGTCTTTTGGCTCAAATATCAAGGAAGTCATGAAAGTTTCTTCAGCTCGGGACACTACAAGTTCAATTTCACAACTTATGGTCGAG tCTCCAGCAACAAACAAGGCAGCAACACTTTACCTGCAAGAGAGCTTCAGTGACTCAGTGGGATTGTATGTGGTTTACGCGCCGGTGGACGTGGCAACGGCGCAATACTTATCAAGTGAGAATGTTCCCATAGTGCCTTGTGGGTTTGCTATAATGCCAGACAAGCCAAACTTCATGCCTGTGGGTTTGAGTGATGGTGGGAGTATTCTCACCATTTGTTTTCAGTTAGTGGATGAGCAGCTTTCTTCTACGGATTATCTCCCTCCAAAGTCGGTGCTCACCGTACACAGAATTGTGAGTAAGACAGTTTCCTTGATCAAGGATGCTTTACCATGTAACTAG
- the LOC116022755 gene encoding early nodulin-like protein 1, translating into MLCSGGEETLKPKNHKKQQKLLCHSSKNFHTNSPTNTLHNSIRQPSKFSSFCIHPNSSFHLFQFPMAQNSSRKALHTLAPLCLLLLIHNATGYEFKVGGPGNWSVPSDPNTGTYSQWAERSRFQIGDTIVFNYPADKDSVLLVNKDDFTNCNTAAPLEKYSDGNTMFKFNHSGPFYFISGVQDNCKKNEKVVITVLADRSNHSSASPPSPSTSETNSPSPAPAGEEAPSPPTGSVEINPTPAPSQESHPKSDGALIVTGLFTSIGALVGSSALLF; encoded by the exons ATGCTTTGCAGTGGAGGTGAAGAAACCCTAAAGCCAAAGAATCACAAAAAGCAGCAAAAGCTTCTCTGCCACAGCTCTAAAAATTTCCACACAAACTCCCCTACAAATACCCTCCACAACTCTATCCGACAACCATCCAAGTTCTCGAGTTTTTGTATTCATCCTAATTCATCTTTCCATCTCTTTCAATTCCCTATGGCTCAAAATAGTTCAAGAAAGGCCCTTCATACCTTGGCTCCCCTCTGTCTATTGCTGTTGATCCACAATGCCACTGGTTATGAGTTCAAGGTTGGAGGCCCTGGGAATTGGTCTGTGCCTTCTGATCCTAATACAGGCACTTACAGTCAATGGGCTGAGAGAAGTCGCTTTCAAATCGGTGACACCATTG TTTTTAACTACCCAGCTGACAAGGACTCAGTGCTGCTTGTGAACAAGGATGACTTCACAAATTGCAACACAGCAGCTCCCTTGGAAAAATATAGTGATGGGAACACCATGTTCAAATTTAACCACTCTGGTCCATTCTACTTCATTAGTGGAGTCCAGGACAACTGCAAGAAGAATGAGAAAGTGGTCATCACCGTCTTGGCCGACCGGAGCAACCACTCCTCAGCTTCTCCTCCATCACCGTCAACTTCAGAGACGAATTCGCCATCTCCCGCCCCAGCAGGCGAAGAGGCGCCCTCTCCACCTACCGGCTCCGTGGAGATCAACCCAACTCCCGCACCTTCTCAAGAATCTCATCCAAAGAGTGACGGAGCACTAATTGTCACCGGCCTCTTTACCTCCATTGGAGCTCTTGTTGGCTCGTCAGCCCTACTTTTTTAA